One part of the Oncorhynchus kisutch isolate 150728-3 linkage group LG22, Okis_V2, whole genome shotgun sequence genome encodes these proteins:
- the LOC109867583 gene encoding protein FAM3C isoform X1: MLTVRIGLLPIIAVLGIIFFAVFLTMRSQSHTLSLYPEFPGPEWLQVPNVPKETTSRQRPCGIPKPCPEGDFSFLIASGAANVVGPKICMEDKMVMGYVEENVGYGINIAVVNGKTGEGMKTAFFNMYDGDIEPLVEFLESIENGSIVLIATYDDPATKLNEKARKLIRELGSSAIQSLGFRDNWVFVGGKGADVESTLEKHIKNNRDKNKYDSWPEMIDLQGCLPRYLE, translated from the exons ATGCTCACTGTACGCATAG GCCTTCTTCCAATCATAGCAGTGCTTGGAATCATTTTCTTTGCTGTTTTCCTCACGATGCGGTCTCAAA GCCACACCCTCTCCTTGTATCCTGAGTTTCCTGGTCCAGAGTGGCTACAAGTGCCTAATGTACCCAAAGAGACCA CCTCCAGACAAAGACCGTGTGGCATCCCAAAGCCCTGTCCAGAGGGGGACTTCAGCTTTTTAATCGCCAGTGGAGCTGCTAATGTGGTTGGACCCAAAATCTGCATGGAGGACAAAAT ggttatgggttatgtgGAAGAAAATGTTGGGTATGGAATTAACATTGCTGTTGTGAACG GGAAGACTGGGGAGGGTATGAAGACAGCATTTTTTAACATGTATGATGGTG ATATTGAACCTCTGGTGGAGTTTCTGGAGTCCATTGAGAATGGATCCATTGTGTTGATTGCCACCTACGACGACCCAGCTACAAA ATTGAACGAAAAAGCAAGGAAGCTTATCAGAGAGCTTGGCAGCTCTGCTATCCAGTCATTAGGCTTCAGAGACAACTGGGTCTTTGTTGGAGGAAAAGGAGCAGATGTCGAGAGTACCTTGGAGAAG CATATTAAAAACAATAGAGACAAAAACAAGTATGACTCCTGGCCAGAGATGATTGATTTGCAAGGATGCTTACCACGCTATTTGGAGTGA
- the LOC109867583 gene encoding protein FAM3C isoform X2, with product MLTVRIGLLPIIAVLGIIFFAVFLTMRSQSHTLSLYPEFPGPEWLQVPNVPKETTSRQRPCGIPKPCPEGDFSFLIASGAANVVGPKICMEDKMVMGYVEENVGYGINIAVVNGKTGEDIEPLVEFLESIENGSIVLIATYDDPATKLNEKARKLIRELGSSAIQSLGFRDNWVFVGGKGADVESTLEKHIKNNRDKNKYDSWPEMIDLQGCLPRYLE from the exons ATGCTCACTGTACGCATAG GCCTTCTTCCAATCATAGCAGTGCTTGGAATCATTTTCTTTGCTGTTTTCCTCACGATGCGGTCTCAAA GCCACACCCTCTCCTTGTATCCTGAGTTTCCTGGTCCAGAGTGGCTACAAGTGCCTAATGTACCCAAAGAGACCA CCTCCAGACAAAGACCGTGTGGCATCCCAAAGCCCTGTCCAGAGGGGGACTTCAGCTTTTTAATCGCCAGTGGAGCTGCTAATGTGGTTGGACCCAAAATCTGCATGGAGGACAAAAT ggttatgggttatgtgGAAGAAAATGTTGGGTATGGAATTAACATTGCTGTTGTGAACG GGAAGACTGGGGAGG ATATTGAACCTCTGGTGGAGTTTCTGGAGTCCATTGAGAATGGATCCATTGTGTTGATTGCCACCTACGACGACCCAGCTACAAA ATTGAACGAAAAAGCAAGGAAGCTTATCAGAGAGCTTGGCAGCTCTGCTATCCAGTCATTAGGCTTCAGAGACAACTGGGTCTTTGTTGGAGGAAAAGGAGCAGATGTCGAGAGTACCTTGGAGAAG CATATTAAAAACAATAGAGACAAAAACAAGTATGACTCCTGGCCAGAGATGATTGATTTGCAAGGATGCTTACCACGCTATTTGGAGTGA
- the LOC109867289 gene encoding uncharacterized protein LOC109867289, producing the protein MGEAMEGRLFNSAQVLAVASLAGEAPGSSSPLTNERGQGGDGADILEFLIKTEMEDSVGTENLEDNATVNTDATQTEGPTTMGWRRISECSYKMTEQETERMIKLRAVNEALFTGRKHTAKPAWRAILNELGLQGKLTTDQLAKKWDNLKRRYKELKCPARSMESNPNSWPWFYRMNDAMEGRFAGCAPILTPVVEEGDEEFEPSPLPRKRARRTPGKGGMSEFLTESEIDELVETEERNGAAVFQGATIGEYHTATEFSYKLTEEDTKRLIELRASNEALFTGKRNTAKPAWRAIVKEMGLAGKLSADQVAKKWDNLKTKFKDLKYPPRGMENQSTPASWPWFQLMNDAFEGRLAARAPKITPIWMNEEDYLFVSSPMPTERDPCPMPERSEISDLEEGMRPEGTEVDGTVTFLDASGEECPTPVEFSYKMTEQDTRRLIKLRAANEVLFTGRRNAAKAAWKAILKELVLLGKVSTYQVAKKWDNLKRRYKDLKYPPVGMESIADNAASWPWFYLMNEAMEGRLAASGPVLTPITEGDDPEPSPSQSSRNRGCPLLEKGDITLEYQQEIYVHPTIEECHRATAECESALREERLGRGPAGGTAAQKSVTLERGWEMMERERAAIEGDRAAVDRERQWLESERANLARDRMLLEQDMAALGREREAFESQRAAVMMHSATGVHTGHVNHCGMGM; encoded by the exons ATGGGCGAGGCCATGGAAGGACGCCTCTTCAACAGCGCCCAAGTTTTGGCAGTGGCATCTTTGGCTGGTGAGGCTCCAGGTTCTTCCTCACCATTAACCAACGAGAGAGGACAGGGGGGTGACGGTGCTGACATTTTGGAGTTCTTGATCAAAACTGAGATGGAGGACAGTGTGGGGACAGAGAACTTGGAGGACAATGCAACTGTTAACACTGATGCAACTCAGACTGAGGGCCCTACTACTATGGGCTGGCGAAGAATTTCAGAATGCTCGTATAAAA TGACAGAGCAGGAGACGGAGAGAATGATAAAGCTGCGTGCCGTGAATGAGGCTCTCTTCACAGGCAGAAAACATACTGCCAAGCCTGCCTGGAG AGCTATTTTGAATGAGTTGGGCCTTCAGGGAAAGCTGACTACTGACCAGCTTGCCAAAAAGTGGGATAACCTCAAGAGGCGATATAAG GAGTTGAAATGTCCAGCCCGCAGCATGGAGAGCAACCCAAATTCCTGGCCCTGGTTCTACCGCATGAATGATGCCATGGAGGGACGATTCGCCGGCTGCGCCCCCATCCTGACGCCAGTAGTAGAGGAGGGTGATGAGGAGTTTGAGCCCTCTCCACTACCAAGGAAGAGGGCTCGTCGGACGCCAGGGAAGGGGGGGATGTCTGAGTTCTTGACAGAGTCTGAGATAGATGAGCTGGTGGAAacggaggagaggaatggagcaGCCGTCTTCCAAGGGGCCACCATAGGGGAGTATCACACGGCCACAGAATTCTCATATAAGC TGACTGAGGAGGACACCAAGAGATTGATAGAGCTGCGTGCTTCCAATGAGGCCCTTTTCACAGGGAAGAGAAATACGGCCAAGCCTGCCTGGAG GGCTATAGTAAAAGAGATGGGCCTCGCAGGAAAGTTGTCGGCTGACCAGGTTGCCAAAAAGTGGGACAACCTGAAGACAAAATTCAAG GACTTGAAGTATCCACCGCGTGGCATGGAGAACCAGAGCACCCCTGCCTCCTGGCCTTGGTTCCAACTCATGAATGATGCCTTCGAGGGCCGACTGGCCGCGAGAGCCCCCAAAATAACTCCCATATGGATGAACGAGGAAGACTACTTGTTTGTTTCCTCGCCGAtgcctacagagagagacccgTGTCCCATGCCAGAAAGGAGTGAGATTTCTGATCTGGAAGAGGGAATGAGACCAGAGGGGACAGAGGTGGATGGAACGGTTACGTTCTTAGACGCCAGTGGAGAGGAGTGCCCCACACCTGTGGAATTCTCCTATAAAA TGACAGAGCAGGATACGAGGAGGCTGATTAAGTTGCGTGCGGCCAATGAGGTTCTCTTCACTGGGAGGCGAAATGCTGCCAAGGCTGCATGGAA GGCCATTTTAAAAGAGTTGGTTCTCCTGGGAAAGGTGTCAACTTACCAGGTGGCCAAGAAATGGGACAACTTAAAAAGAAGATATAAG GACCTGAAGTACCCTCCTGTGGGCATGGAGAGCATAGCAGACAACGCTGCTTCCTGGCCATGGTTCTACCTCATGAATGAGGCCATGGAGGGCCGCCTCGCCGCCAGCGGACCTGTCTTGACCCCTATAACGGAGGGTGATGACCCCGAGCCTTCCCCTTCACAGTCGTCTCGAAATAGAGGATGCCCGTTGCTGGAAAAGGGTGACATCACACTGGAGTACCAACAAGAGATTTATGTGCACCCCACCATAGAGGAGTGCCACCGGGCCACAGCGGAGTGTGAGAGtgcactgagagaggagaggttgggtAGGGGGCCAGCAGGGGGCACTGCTGCTCAGAAGTCAGTGACActggagagagggtgggagatgatggagagggagagggcagcgatagagggggatagagcggcggtagacagagagcgacagtggctggagagcgagagagccaaCTTGGCAAGAGACAGGATGCTGTTGGAACAGGACATGGCGGCacttggtagagagagagaggcctttgAGAGCCAGAGGGCAGCAGTGATGATGCACAGTGCTACAGGGGTGCACACTGGACACGTCAACCACTGTGGGATGGGGATGTAG